The following proteins are encoded in a genomic region of Planococcus lenghuensis:
- a CDS encoding AbrB/MazE/SpoVT family DNA-binding domain-containing protein, with product MHTNRINKLGRLVIPKDLLEIFQLQEGSCVDIRHTDTQIIIEPHKNALSVPITEKIMKEAIEVGEARISKEDMKGIVAYMNGE from the coding sequence GTGCATACCAACCGGATTAACAAGCTGGGACGGCTCGTTATCCCGAAAGACCTATTGGAGATCTTTCAGCTGCAGGAAGGCAGCTGCGTAGATATTAGACATACCGATACGCAAATTATCATCGAGCCTCATAAAAACGCATTGTCTGTGCCCATTACCGAAAAAATCATGAAAGAAGCTATTGAAGTAGGAGAAGCACGGATTAGTAAAGAGGATATGAAGGGAATCGTGGCTTATATGAACGGGGAATAG
- a CDS encoding type II toxin-antitoxin system RelE family toxin codes for MYAVRFSDVALKKLKKMDRYQASLLIGWIEKNLQDSSDPRTLGKALVANHKGKWRYRVGDYRILALIEDEKILITIIDVGHRKDIYE; via the coding sequence ATGTATGCTGTTCGTTTTTCAGATGTCGCCTTGAAGAAATTAAAAAAGATGGATCGTTACCAAGCTTCGCTCCTGATTGGCTGGATTGAAAAAAACTTGCAGGATTCCAGCGATCCCCGAACACTTGGAAAGGCATTGGTTGCGAACCACAAGGGAAAGTGGCGTTACCGCGTCGGTGATTACCGTATCCTGGCTTTAATCGAAGATGAAAAAATCCTTATTACCATAATCGATGTCGGGCATCGAAAAGATATCTACGAATAA
- the relB gene encoding type II toxin-antitoxin system RelB family antitoxin, with protein sequence MATISLRVDDRDSKLIRDYAKMKKTSVSDLMRNATIEKIEDEIDVENFDRVLASMEKTHSLDDVKKELDL encoded by the coding sequence ATGGCCACCATTTCCTTGCGTGTGGACGACCGCGACAGCAAACTCATACGCGATTACGCCAAAATGAAGAAGACGTCCGTTTCCGATTTGATGCGAAACGCCACCATTGAAAAAATCGAAGATGAGATTGATGTGGAGAATTTTGACCGTGTGCTTGCCAGTATGGAAAAAACCCATTCCTTGGATGACGTCAAGAAAGAATTGGATCTATAA
- a CDS encoding IS256 family transposase — MNQFTTELAQALVNKEDITDVFLSHLEAAVNLLLATELTAFLDYDKYDRAGFNSGNSRNGSYNRTLRTEFGELQLAIPRDRNGEFDQQTVAPYKRSNDTLESFVVHMFQKGVTMSEIADLIERMYGHHYTPQTVSNMARAVGEHVEAFKARQLASRYVCVYLDATYIALKRDTVSKEAVYLAIGIREDGSKEVLAYTIAPTESAYVWKEVLQDLKERGTEEILLFVTDGLKGITDCIASVYPDAKYQACHVHVSRNIAHKVRVQDRAEICEDYKAVYRSEDREKAADALAAFIAKWKTAYPRVTRSLADNGHLLTFYDFPAAIWPSIYSTNLIESFNKEIKKYSRRKEQFPNEDSLDRFLVSRFETYNQKHATSCHRGFHSARAELVAMFK, encoded by the coding sequence ATGAACCAGTTTACAACAGAACTTGCGCAAGCTCTAGTAAATAAAGAAGATATCACAGATGTGTTCCTCAGCCACTTGGAAGCGGCGGTGAACCTCCTGCTCGCAACCGAGCTGACGGCATTTTTAGATTATGATAAATACGATCGCGCCGGCTTCAATTCCGGCAATTCACGCAACGGTTCTTATAACCGGACACTCCGTACGGAGTTTGGTGAACTTCAGCTGGCGATTCCGCGGGACCGCAATGGCGAGTTTGACCAGCAGACCGTGGCACCGTACAAGCGGTCGAACGACACACTCGAATCCTTTGTCGTCCACATGTTCCAAAAAGGCGTGACGATGTCTGAGATTGCCGATCTGATCGAGCGGATGTACGGCCATCATTATACACCGCAGACCGTCTCCAATATGGCGCGCGCAGTCGGCGAACACGTGGAGGCCTTCAAGGCGCGTCAGCTGGCGTCGCGCTATGTATGCGTCTACCTGGACGCCACCTATATCGCACTCAAACGCGACACGGTCTCCAAGGAAGCGGTCTATCTGGCCATCGGCATCCGGGAAGATGGCTCGAAGGAAGTGCTCGCCTATACGATCGCACCGACGGAATCAGCCTACGTCTGGAAAGAGGTCCTCCAGGACCTGAAAGAACGGGGAACGGAAGAAATCCTCCTGTTCGTCACGGACGGACTGAAAGGTATCACTGACTGTATCGCCAGTGTCTATCCGGATGCGAAGTACCAGGCATGCCACGTCCATGTCTCCCGCAATATCGCTCATAAAGTGCGCGTCCAGGACCGGGCGGAAATCTGCGAGGACTACAAGGCGGTATACCGGTCTGAAGACCGGGAGAAGGCAGCGGACGCCTTGGCTGCGTTCATTGCCAAATGGAAAACCGCCTATCCGCGGGTCACCAGATCGCTCGCTGACAATGGGCACCTGCTTACGTTTTACGATTTCCCGGCTGCCATCTGGCCGAGTATCTATTCGACGAATCTCATTGAATCGTTTAACAAGGAAATCAAGAAGTACAGCCGGCGCAAGGAGCAGTTTCCGAATGAGGATTCCCTGGACCGTTTCCTGGTGTCCCGGTTTGAGACGTATAACCAGAAGCACGCCACCAGCTGCCACCGTGGCTTTCATTCAGCACGTGCTGAATTGGTGGCCATGTTCAAGTAG
- the acsA gene encoding acetate--CoA ligase has protein sequence MTIEVLKPIKKGTYNNNIANYEAVLPDFSWKEVERQFSWHRTGKVNMAYECIDRHVEDGYGEKTALHYINGKEEVKLTFAEMKEKTDLLAAALRKEGVKKGDIVFIFLPKNPECYIAMIAAVKIGAIAGPLFEAFMEEAVRDRIADCDGKYIITDAELAKRVPKNDLPSLKKILVTAEPEFCGNREISLNELLRNTRLEDQPTEWVDLEDGLNIHYTSGSTGKPKGIVHAHRAMIQQYQTGKWVLDLQENDIYWCTAHPGWVTGTVYAIFAPWLNRSTIVVNGGRFDADSWYSVIEKAGVTVWYSAPTAFRMLKAEGDDTRKKYDLTSLRHILSVGEPLNPEVIHWGINTLGVRIHDTWWMTETGAQLIVNFPSEVIKPGSMGRPFPGIEVGILSEDGVQQQAGNIGHLAIKAPWPAIMKEVWKNKEKYHSYFQFGDWYLSGDLAYQDEEGYVFFQGRSDDMINSSGERIGPFEVESKLIEHEAVAEAGVIGKPDPIRGEIVKAFIVLNKGYTDEPALIEEIRKFVRYKLSAHAAPREIEVLEELPKTKISGKILRRELKVREQGK, from the coding sequence ATGACGATTGAAGTATTAAAACCCATAAAAAAAGGAACTTATAACAATAATATTGCAAATTACGAGGCGGTGTTGCCCGATTTTTCTTGGAAAGAGGTTGAACGCCAATTCAGCTGGCACCGTACGGGGAAAGTTAACATGGCATATGAATGCATAGATCGGCATGTGGAAGACGGCTATGGAGAAAAAACTGCGCTGCATTATATAAACGGGAAGGAAGAAGTGAAACTCACTTTCGCTGAAATGAAGGAAAAAACAGATCTTCTTGCAGCTGCACTGAGGAAGGAAGGTGTCAAAAAAGGAGATATTGTCTTTATCTTCCTGCCGAAAAATCCGGAGTGCTACATTGCTATGATTGCAGCGGTGAAAATAGGAGCAATTGCCGGTCCTCTATTTGAAGCATTCATGGAAGAAGCGGTCCGTGACAGAATTGCTGACTGTGACGGGAAATACATCATCACCGATGCGGAACTGGCGAAACGGGTTCCGAAAAACGACTTGCCTTCTTTGAAAAAAATCTTAGTCACAGCAGAGCCTGAATTTTGCGGAAACCGGGAAATCTCGCTAAATGAGCTATTGCGAAATACGCGACTTGAAGATCAGCCGACAGAATGGGTGGACTTGGAGGATGGCCTCAACATCCACTACACAAGTGGATCAACCGGTAAACCGAAAGGGATTGTCCATGCGCACCGGGCAATGATTCAGCAATACCAAACCGGCAAGTGGGTGCTCGATCTTCAGGAAAACGATATTTACTGGTGCACCGCGCATCCCGGGTGGGTCACCGGCACCGTTTACGCGATTTTTGCCCCCTGGCTAAACCGCTCGACAATTGTAGTAAATGGCGGAAGATTCGATGCTGACTCCTGGTACTCAGTTATCGAAAAAGCAGGCGTCACTGTTTGGTATAGTGCACCAACTGCTTTTCGTATGCTTAAAGCAGAAGGCGATGACACGCGAAAGAAGTACGACCTCACTTCATTGCGCCATATTCTGAGTGTCGGGGAACCATTAAACCCCGAAGTCATTCATTGGGGTATCAATACATTAGGCGTGCGCATTCACGATACGTGGTGGATGACTGAAACTGGAGCCCAATTGATCGTCAATTTCCCTTCAGAAGTCATTAAGCCCGGTTCCATGGGGCGACCTTTTCCTGGGATAGAAGTCGGCATTCTAAGCGAGGATGGGGTGCAGCAACAAGCTGGCAATATTGGTCATTTGGCTATTAAAGCGCCTTGGCCGGCAATCATGAAAGAGGTCTGGAAAAATAAAGAAAAGTACCACTCTTATTTTCAGTTTGGAGACTGGTATCTTTCGGGTGATTTGGCGTATCAGGATGAAGAGGGCTATGTGTTCTTCCAAGGACGCAGCGACGATATGATCAACTCATCAGGAGAACGAATCGGCCCATTCGAAGTGGAGAGTAAACTGATTGAACATGAAGCGGTTGCGGAAGCTGGCGTCATCGGGAAACCGGATCCGATAAGAGGAGAAATTGTCAAAGCGTTCATTGTTTTAAACAAGGGCTATACCGATGAACCGGCATTGATAGAAGAGATCAGGAAATTTGTCCGCTATAAATTATCAGCCCATGCCGCCCCCCGGGAAATTGAAGTCCTGGAAGAGCTGCCAAAAACAAAAATCAGCGGGAAGATATTGAGAAGAGAATTGAAAGTACGGGAACAAGGGAAGTAA
- a CDS encoding homoserine dehydrogenase, whose amino-acid sequence MSVIRTAILGFGTVGEGVYRTIKTHQQELKEVLGAEVEVSAVLVQNEQKERKVDKGILVTTNFEEILKLPQLDIVFEAIVGKEPSFSYLKEALVAGCHIITANKEMFAEHGQELLDSADRQGARVGFEATVAGGVPIIQILQQLLRVNNLETIQGILNGTSNFILTEMRDKQLSFEDALALAQEKGFAEADSGNDIHGFDAYYKTKILSQVAFGEQPETSSFQVAGISGVTIEQIEVAERLGLRFKHVTELKREKGQVQASVQPVLVSPSHPFYHVEGVDNAVNVTTDLVGSLTLQGPGAGMLPTASAMVEDLVHVWHRPLLKFGKQQEKEHLETRQQDGNASYWLVSNLREKSFLKELDYYSEYTGNIHVVKAKEVELEKLKASDREVLAYPIVADQLFESKLEQTEVHVY is encoded by the coding sequence ATGTCGGTTATAAGAACGGCTATTTTAGGTTTTGGTACGGTGGGAGAAGGCGTTTATCGAACCATCAAAACCCATCAGCAAGAATTGAAAGAAGTGCTGGGTGCCGAAGTTGAAGTTTCAGCTGTTCTAGTCCAAAACGAGCAGAAAGAGCGGAAGGTCGATAAAGGAATTCTGGTTACAACCAACTTTGAAGAAATTCTAAAGCTCCCACAGCTGGATATTGTATTTGAAGCAATTGTCGGTAAAGAACCCAGCTTCAGTTATTTGAAGGAAGCATTAGTAGCGGGTTGTCACATTATCACAGCGAATAAAGAAATGTTTGCCGAGCACGGTCAGGAGTTGCTTGATAGTGCCGACAGGCAAGGAGCGCGTGTGGGGTTTGAGGCGACGGTCGCTGGGGGTGTGCCGATTATCCAGATCCTGCAGCAATTACTGCGGGTGAATAACCTCGAGACAATTCAAGGAATATTGAATGGAACTTCAAACTTCATTTTGACAGAAATGCGTGATAAGCAACTGTCATTCGAAGATGCTTTAGCTCTCGCGCAAGAAAAGGGGTTTGCAGAAGCGGATTCCGGAAATGATATTCATGGGTTTGATGCTTATTATAAAACCAAGATTCTAAGCCAGGTAGCTTTTGGGGAACAGCCTGAAACCTCCTCTTTCCAAGTCGCTGGGATATCAGGCGTGACGATAGAACAGATCGAAGTCGCTGAACGCCTTGGTCTCCGGTTTAAGCATGTTACAGAACTGAAACGAGAAAAAGGACAAGTGCAAGCTTCAGTTCAGCCGGTCCTTGTTTCCCCCTCCCATCCTTTTTACCATGTGGAGGGCGTCGACAATGCAGTCAATGTAACAACGGATCTTGTAGGAAGTCTTACTTTGCAGGGGCCGGGTGCAGGTATGCTTCCTACAGCAAGTGCCATGGTCGAGGATTTGGTTCACGTATGGCACCGGCCTCTGTTGAAATTCGGTAAACAGCAAGAAAAGGAGCACCTTGAGACACGTCAGCAAGACGGGAATGCTTCCTACTGGTTAGTGAGCAATCTCCGGGAGAAATCATTCCTAAAAGAGCTGGACTATTATAGCGAGTATACTGGAAATATCCATGTGGTCAAAGCAAAGGAAGTGGAGTTGGAGAAACTGAAAGCTTCGGATAGAGAAGTGTTGGCCTATCCGATTGTGGCAGACCAACTATTCGAATCAAAACTTGAGCAAACAGAGGTGCATGTTTATTAG
- the ssuE gene encoding NADPH-dependent FMN reductase, giving the protein MANIVIVSGSPSESSRSETVLTYLGNLLQKQGLSVKHLSVRDVPQTDLFTAKYDSPAIQEISTLIHKADGVVIGSPVYKAAYSGVLKALLDLLPQDVLQDTPVLPLMTGGSPNHLLALEYSLKPLLATLKGQNLKGVYLVDSQIDKSNPVQPILDSDVQDRLTKQLAYFMNIIGKQKETASFKR; this is encoded by the coding sequence ATGGCAAATATCGTTATTGTATCGGGAAGTCCATCTGAATCATCCCGTTCTGAAACAGTCTTAACCTACTTAGGAAACTTGTTACAGAAGCAAGGGTTGTCCGTTAAACATCTATCCGTTCGCGATGTTCCCCAAACGGATTTGTTCACAGCTAAATATGATAGTCCTGCTATTCAGGAAATCAGTACGCTCATTCATAAAGCCGATGGCGTAGTTATTGGATCTCCTGTTTATAAGGCTGCTTACTCAGGGGTTCTGAAAGCTCTGCTGGATTTGCTCCCTCAGGATGTGCTGCAGGACACACCCGTTCTTCCCCTGATGACAGGCGGCAGTCCGAACCACCTGCTGGCCTTGGAATATTCACTGAAGCCGTTGCTGGCTACATTAAAAGGCCAAAACTTGAAGGGCGTTTATTTGGTGGATAGCCAGATCGATAAATCAAATCCTGTACAGCCGATTTTGGATAGCGATGTGCAGGACCGGCTTACAAAGCAGTTGGCCTATTTTATGAACATCATCGGAAAACAGAAAGAAACCGCGAGTTTTAAAAGGTGA
- a CDS encoding LLM class flavin-dependent oxidoreductase: protein MTNKRIYLNAFDMNCAGHQSPGLWTHPDDESHKYKDSEYWIELAKLLEKGNFDAVFIADVLGTYDVYNGSRDAAVRQGAQSPVNDPLLVVPLMSAVTKHLGFGVTASVTHEHPYTFARRMSTLDHLTKGRVGWNIVTSYLKSAAVNIGREDQIKHDERYDIAEEYLEVAYKLWEGSWEDDAVVLDKANGIYTDPDKVHDIQHEGKYYKVPGAHLTEPSPQRTPVLYQAGASKKGVAFAGKHAECVFIGPPNIEAAKQSVEKIRAEAERAGRNRDDVKVLTLLTPIVGRTEEEAQEKFNDYKKHISHEGALALFGGWTGIDLSGYAPDQPLEYIENDAIQSALENFTKIIPGKKPTVNDIKEFVGIGGLGPYTIGSPEQIADTLEKWVNEAGVDGFNIAYAITPGTFEDFIELVVPILQERGLVRKEYEGSSLRDSLFGEGDRLPDRHPGKRYARIPVTGTR from the coding sequence ATGACGAATAAACGGATTTATTTAAACGCTTTTGATATGAATTGTGCAGGGCATCAATCGCCAGGGCTATGGACGCATCCAGACGATGAATCCCATAAGTATAAAGACAGCGAATACTGGATTGAATTGGCGAAGCTTCTGGAGAAAGGCAATTTCGATGCCGTTTTTATTGCAGACGTCCTCGGCACCTATGATGTTTACAATGGTTCGCGGGATGCCGCTGTCCGGCAGGGGGCACAGTCGCCGGTCAATGATCCGCTGCTGGTCGTGCCACTGATGTCGGCTGTGACAAAGCACCTCGGTTTCGGGGTGACGGCTTCCGTTACACATGAACACCCGTATACATTCGCGCGCCGGATGTCGACACTCGATCATCTGACAAAAGGTCGCGTCGGATGGAATATCGTCACTTCCTATCTGAAAAGTGCCGCCGTCAATATCGGCAGAGAAGATCAAATCAAGCATGATGAGCGCTATGATATCGCAGAAGAGTATTTGGAAGTTGCCTATAAATTGTGGGAAGGCAGTTGGGAAGATGACGCGGTTGTCCTTGATAAAGCAAATGGCATCTATACGGATCCCGACAAGGTCCACGATATTCAGCACGAAGGGAAATATTACAAAGTACCGGGCGCTCACTTGACGGAACCATCGCCGCAGCGCACACCTGTCCTCTATCAGGCGGGGGCTTCCAAAAAAGGCGTGGCATTCGCCGGGAAGCATGCCGAATGCGTCTTTATCGGCCCTCCGAATATCGAGGCCGCCAAGCAATCTGTCGAGAAAATTCGGGCTGAAGCGGAACGGGCAGGCCGCAACCGGGATGATGTGAAAGTCCTTACGCTGCTTACGCCGATTGTCGGGAGAACAGAAGAAGAAGCGCAGGAAAAATTCAATGACTACAAAAAGCACATCAGTCACGAAGGCGCGCTCGCTTTATTCGGTGGTTGGACCGGCATTGACTTGTCCGGTTACGCGCCGGATCAGCCGCTGGAATACATTGAAAATGATGCCATCCAATCAGCGCTTGAGAATTTCACAAAAATCATCCCTGGCAAGAAGCCGACCGTGAACGATATCAAAGAATTTGTCGGCATCGGCGGACTTGGCCCATACACGATCGGCTCTCCGGAACAGATCGCCGACACGCTTGAAAAATGGGTGAATGAAGCAGGCGTGGATGGTTTTAACATCGCCTATGCCATTACACCGGGTACGTTCGAAGATTTCATCGAACTGGTCGTACCGATTCTTCAGGAACGCGGGCTCGTACGAAAAGAGTACGAAGGGAGTTCTCTCCGCGACAGTCTGTTCGGTGAAGGTGATCGCCTTCCGGATCGGCATCCAGGCAAGCGATATGCCCGTATACCAGTCACAGGAACACGTTAA
- a CDS encoding O-acetylhomoserine aminocarboxypropyltransferase/cysteine synthase family protein, giving the protein MTNYKPETLLLHGGQEPDPVTGARGVAVHKTTSYVFKDTQHAQDLFGLKDTGNIYSRIMNPTVDVFEQRIALLEGGTAAVGFASGMAAIAFSILNIAEAGDEIVADYNLYGGTYNLLANALPRYGITTKFVDATDPENFREAVTDKTKLFFGETIGNPSLNVFDVEKVAEIAHSNGVPLLIDNTFATPYGSNPIEFGADVVIHSATKWIGGHGTTIGGVAVDSGKFNWDNPRFPNYTEPDLTYHGIRFGIDAPEAAFATKLRVQLLRDFGPTLSADSAHALLQGLETLHLRLPKHASNAQVVADYLQQHPQVEWVNFIGFEDHPSHQLAKKYLKNNGFGSIVNFGIKGGREAGRKVIDSVNLWSHVANVGDAKSLIIHPASTTHQQLNEEELKASGVTEELIRLSVGLENTDDLINDLEQAIQAAVLENI; this is encoded by the coding sequence ATGACAAACTATAAACCCGAAACACTTCTGCTCCACGGAGGACAAGAACCTGATCCGGTAACCGGTGCACGGGGAGTTGCCGTTCATAAAACGACTTCTTATGTATTCAAAGATACTCAACATGCACAAGACCTGTTCGGCTTAAAAGATACAGGAAATATCTATTCGCGAATCATGAACCCGACTGTGGATGTATTCGAGCAGCGGATAGCACTCCTTGAAGGCGGAACTGCGGCAGTTGGATTTGCCTCCGGCATGGCGGCTATTGCCTTTTCCATTTTAAATATTGCCGAAGCTGGCGATGAAATCGTCGCTGATTACAATTTATACGGCGGAACATATAACTTACTTGCAAACGCATTGCCGCGTTATGGCATCACCACTAAATTTGTCGATGCAACAGATCCGGAGAATTTCCGGGAAGCAGTCACTGACAAAACGAAGTTGTTCTTCGGCGAAACGATTGGCAATCCGAGCCTGAATGTTTTTGATGTGGAAAAAGTAGCGGAAATTGCGCATTCCAATGGGGTTCCATTACTGATTGATAACACATTCGCTACGCCATACGGCAGCAACCCGATTGAATTCGGTGCAGATGTGGTCATTCACTCTGCGACAAAATGGATTGGCGGCCATGGTACTACAATTGGCGGAGTCGCAGTCGATTCCGGGAAATTCAACTGGGATAATCCCCGCTTCCCGAATTACACGGAGCCGGATCTTACTTACCATGGTATCCGGTTTGGCATCGATGCGCCAGAAGCGGCATTCGCAACAAAATTGCGCGTTCAGTTACTACGGGATTTTGGTCCGACGTTAAGTGCAGACAGCGCCCATGCTTTACTGCAAGGATTGGAAACATTGCACCTTCGGCTTCCAAAGCATGCGAGCAATGCGCAGGTGGTAGCGGATTATCTGCAACAGCACCCGCAAGTGGAATGGGTGAATTTCATCGGTTTTGAAGATCATCCTTCCCATCAACTGGCGAAAAAATACTTGAAGAATAACGGATTTGGTTCCATTGTGAACTTTGGCATCAAAGGCGGCCGTGAAGCCGGACGAAAAGTGATTGATAGTGTCAATTTATGGTCGCACGTGGCGAATGTCGGGGATGCAAAATCCTTAATTATTCATCCTGCATCTACGACTCATCAGCAATTGAATGAAGAAGAGTTAAAAGCTTCAGGAGTTACAGAAGAACTGATCCGATTGTCTGTCGGGCTTGAAAATACGGACGACCTCATCAATGATCTGGAACAAGCGATTCAGGCAGCAGTTCTGGAAAACATCTAA
- the metX gene encoding homoserine O-acetyltransferase MetX has translation MTTVSIGSLTLESGLILHEVELAYERCGHENAPVILVCHALTGDQYAVGSEENPGWWSGLIGPGKSVDTEVFQVITFNVLGGCNGSTGPLSINPETGEPYKGAFPNLTIRDMVRAEYAALKALGINHLTAVIGGSLGGMKTLEWGRLYPEFLDALLPLAVTPAYSDYGVAFNHIGVQAIENDPDFNQGDYKESAVLKGLELARMMGIVTYRSGKLFNNRFQRLQTDEQFEIQSYLDYQGGKMADRFDANSYLILLKAMNSHDLEDSTIQADIFSLSFTRDLLYPSELMIPWLEKQSKASWQVIETDYGHDGFLVEFEKWGHFIERKLNDVLVPQLMR, from the coding sequence ATGACCACCGTATCTATTGGATCACTCACATTGGAGTCAGGACTGATCTTGCATGAAGTGGAGTTGGCATACGAACGGTGCGGACATGAAAATGCACCGGTTATCCTTGTATGCCATGCGTTGACAGGTGACCAGTACGCTGTTGGATCAGAAGAAAATCCCGGCTGGTGGTCAGGGTTGATTGGACCGGGCAAATCGGTGGATACAGAGGTTTTTCAAGTGATCACCTTTAATGTTCTCGGCGGATGTAACGGATCCACAGGGCCTTTATCGATTAACCCTGAGACAGGAGAGCCATACAAAGGCGCTTTTCCGAATCTCACAATCCGGGATATGGTCCGGGCCGAATATGCAGCTTTAAAAGCATTGGGAATCAATCATTTGACGGCAGTGATCGGCGGGTCGCTTGGCGGTATGAAAACACTGGAGTGGGGGAGATTATATCCGGAATTTCTGGATGCCCTCCTTCCTTTGGCCGTCACCCCTGCATACAGCGATTATGGAGTTGCCTTCAACCATATCGGGGTCCAAGCGATTGAAAACGATCCTGATTTTAATCAGGGAGATTACAAAGAGTCCGCTGTTTTAAAAGGATTGGAATTAGCCCGGATGATGGGAATAGTTACGTACCGCAGCGGGAAGTTATTTAATAATCGCTTTCAGCGATTACAGACGGATGAACAATTCGAGATCCAATCTTATCTCGACTACCAAGGGGGAAAAATGGCGGATCGCTTTGATGCAAATTCGTACCTGATTTTACTAAAAGCAATGAATTCGCACGATCTTGAAGATTCGACAATCCAGGCCGACATTTTTTCTTTGTCTTTCACACGGGACTTGCTGTATCCGAGCGAGTTGATGATTCCCTGGCTTGAAAAGCAATCCAAGGCTTCATGGCAAGTAATTGAAACAGACTATGGCCACGACGGATTCCTAGTTGAATTTGAAAAATGGGGTCATTTCATTGAACGAAAACTAAATGATGTACTTGTTCCTCAACTCATGCGTTAA
- a CDS encoding transposase, whose amino-acid sequence MEGTTTKINLLKRRGYGYRNDADFFLRIRLETE is encoded by the coding sequence GTGGAAGGGACGACTACCAAGATCAATCTTCTAAAAAGACGGGGCTACGGCTATCGGAACGATGCCGACTTTTTCCTAAGAATCCGTCTGGAAACCGAGTAA
- the merR gene encoding Hg(II)-responsive transcriptional regulator, whose translation MRYKIGELADTCGINRETIRYYERKNLLQQPEKNDSGYRIYSEQTVKRIGFIKRLQELGFSLSEIHRLLGVVDKDAVRCADMYEFVAEKEEEVQKRIADLQRVAFILNDLKQRCPDEKELHACPVIDSLMVGEEKTIRG comes from the coding sequence ATGAGATACAAAATCGGAGAACTGGCCGACACCTGTGGAATTAACAGGGAGACCATCCGGTATTACGAACGGAAAAATCTGCTGCAGCAGCCGGAAAAGAACGATTCCGGCTACCGGATCTATTCGGAACAAACGGTAAAACGGATTGGGTTCATCAAGCGTCTGCAGGAACTTGGCTTTTCGTTAAGTGAAATTCATCGGTTACTGGGTGTCGTCGACAAAGACGCTGTGCGATGTGCCGACATGTATGAGTTTGTCGCTGAAAAAGAAGAGGAAGTACAGAAACGGATTGCTGACCTACAGCGCGTGGCGTTCATCCTAAATGACTTGAAACAACGCTGTCCCGATGAAAAGGAACTGCATGCGTGCCCGGTGATCGATAGTCTCATGGTCGGGGAAGAGAAGACGATTAGGGGCTAG